Proteins from a single region of Cryptococcus neoformans var. grubii H99 chromosome 5, complete sequence:
- a CDS encoding cleavage and polyadenylation specificity factor subunit 2 → MITLTPLSASAAETSPSEPICYLLELDDARILLDMGQRDYRASAQQSSWDYEEAVRDLAPTLSLVLLSHSSSNYLSLYPYARARWGLTCPVYATQPTVEMGRVVCLAEAESWRAECPVESEDVAEDDGSKKPLKGPFVPTVEEVHEAFDWIKAVRYSQPLHLGGDFSHLLLTPFASGHTLGGSLFKIRSPTSGTVLYAVGVNHTSERHLDGMVGVQNGPTGYADGVLRPDLLIAEGGRSMVVNPKRKEREAALIDTITSTLESNHSVLLPVDPSPRLLELMILLDQHWTFKRTPKVKQQRYNEPPADLWPYPLCIVSKTAQDMVAFARSLIDWMGGVVKDSAGDMVDVGRGKRARGARMALGSEYGVLDFRHVLFFLNTTDLLQTYPLTRPKLVLAVPPTMSHGPSRFLFTAMANTEGNVIMLTGRSEEQTLARDLYNRWERSQTAGSKWGEGKIGHLTRLEGKLQVEVDSKVPLSGAELEAHVESERLQKEKEAAHKAAVDRSRRMLEADDLESDSDSESEADGHTGGITVRRTEGANAYAGDGEDVRTMSFDIYVKGQQMRSGRGAEMARFRMFPFVERKGRKIDQFGEGLDIGQWMRKGREIAEEGETEEVREAKKRKEEEEEKAKQAPEPPSKYVSEKVGVEMKAMIGFVDMEGLHDGQSIKTIISDLQPRKLIIVRSSKESTRDLISFLGSATGFTKEIFSPSLTEEIKIGEHVQSYSLTLGDSISSALAKKWSDFEGYEVTFVDGKIVLPAGSTIPILETPSLVGPLVKTEAEGDDAEDEAKPSAEELAAASASPISSSVPLPLPTSTFIGDLRLARLKHRLSLLNPPIPAEFAGEGVLVCGPGIAQEAQGAASVVSVRKIGEGKIVLEGCIGRVYVEVRKALYGGLARVDAA, encoded by the exons ATGATTACTCTCACGCCGCTTTCTGCCTCTGCCGCCGAAACATCGCCTTCCGAACCGATATGCTATCTGCTCGAACTTGACGATGCCCGGATATTGTTGGACATGGGGCAAAGAGACTATCGTGCGAGTGCTCAGCAAAGTAGCTGGGACTATGAAGAAGCGGTGCGGGA TCTGGCGCCGACTCTGTCTCTCGTTTTGTTGTCTCATTCCTCGTCTAATTATCTGTCTCTCTATCCGTATGCCCGGGCAAGATGGGGTCTCACTTGCCCGGTATATGCCACTCAGCCAACGGTAGAGATGGGGCGTGTTGTATGTCTCGCCGAAGCTGAAAGTTGGAGAGCAGAGTGCCCTGTAGAATCTGAAGATGTtgcagaagatgatgggagTAAGAAGCCCCTCAAGGGGCCGTTCGTTCCTACAGTCGAAGAGGTTCATGAGGCGTTTGACTGGATTAAAGCTGTCAGGTATAGTCAGCCTCTACACCTCGGTG GCGATttttcccatcttcttctcacccCTTTTGCCTCTGGGCATACACTTGGTGGAAGTCTTTTCAAAATACGATCCCCCACATCCGGTACAGTTCTCTATGCCGTTGGCGTCAATCACACAAGCGAAAGACATTTGGATGGGATGGTAGGAGTGCAGAATGGGCCTACAGGCTACGCCGACGGAGTCTTGCGTCCTGACCTTTTAATTGCGGAAGGAGGCCGAAGTATGGTTGTCAATCCAAAGCGAAAAGAACGCGAGGCAGCGCTCATAG ATACGATCACTTCTACCCTTGAATCAAATCATTCTGTACTCCTTCCGGTGGACCCATCACCTCGTCTTCTCGAGCTTATGATCCTTCTTGATCAGCATTGGACATTCAAACGCACGCCAAAAGTCAAGCAACAACGATACAATGAGCCACCTGCCGATCTCTGGCCTTATCCATTGTGCATTGTCAGTAAAACTGCTCAGGACATGGTAGCCTTTGCAAGGAGTTTGATAGACTGGATGGGAGGTGTGGTCAAGGACAGCGCTGGTGATATGGTGGATGTGGGtagagggaaaagggcaagaggaGCACGGATGGCTCTTGGCTCGGAGTATGGAGTGTTGGATTTTCGACACGTCCTATTCTTTCTAAACACTACCGACTTACTTCAAACATATCCGCTAACACGTCCCAAGCTCGTCCTTGCCGTGCCACCGACTATGTCTCATGGTCCTTCACGCTTTCTTTTCACAGCGATGGCAAATACAGAAGGAAATGTCATCATGCTTACCGGCCGCAGCGAGGAACAGACGCTGGCAAGGGATCTGTACAATCGTTGGGAGAGATCCCAGACGGCAGGAAGCAAGTGGGGAGAGGGTAAAATTGGCCATTTAACTCGACTCGAGGGCAAATTGCAAGTTGAA GTGGATTCCAAGGTTCCCCTCTCTGGTGCCGAGCTTGAGGCGCATGTGGAGTCAGAGCGTTtgcaaaaggaaaaggaagccGCTCACAAGGCCGCTGTAGATCGTTCTCGACGTATGCTTGAGGCTGATGATTTGGAATCCGACTCGGACTCTGAATCCGAGGCTGACGGCCATACTGGTGGTATAACCGTCAGACGGACCGAGGGTGCCAATGCTTACGCtggtgatggggaggaTGTCAGAACCATGAGTTTTGACATCTATGTTAAAGGTCAACAAATGAGAAGTGGAAGGGGCGCAGAGATGGCGAGATTCAGAATGTTTCCGTTCGTTGAGCGTAAAGGACGCAAGATCGACCAGTTTGGTGAAGGTCTTGACATCGGCCAATGGATGCGCAAGGGACGAGAAATcgctgaagaaggagagacgGAGGAAGTAAGGGAagcgaagaaaagaaaggaagaggaagaggaaaaagcgAAGCAAGCACCGGAACCGCCCAGCAAATATGTGAGCGAAAAGGTGGGAGTTGAAATGAAGGCTATGATCGGTTTCGTAGATATGGAAGGGTTGCATGATGGACAAAGTATCAAGACCATTATTTCAGACCTGCAGCCGCGAAAATTG ATTATCGTGCGGTCATCCAAAGAATCTACGCGGGACCTCATATCCTTCTTAGGCAGCGCCACAGGGTTCACGAAGGAAATATTTAGCCCATCGCTAACCGAAGAGATCAAAATTGGTGAACACGTGCAATCATATTCTCTGACCCTTGGTGACAGCATATCCTCTGCTTTGGCAAAGAAATGGTCTGAC TTTGAGGGATATGAGGTGACGTTCGTGGATGGCAAGATTGTTCTTCCTGCCGGATCCACAATTCCAATTCTCGAAACCCCCTCCCTTGTTGGCCCCCTGGTTAAGACTGAAGCtgagggagatgatgccgaagatgaagcCAAACCATCGGCTGAAGAACTCGCAGCTGCTTCCGCATCGCCtatctcatcatctgttCCCTTGCCCTTACCAACCTCAACGTTCATCGGGGACCTGCGTCTTGCCCGACTGAAGCATCGGCTATCTCTCCTCAATCCTCCTATACCGGCAGAGTTTGCAGGTGAAGGTGTACTTGTTTGTGGTCCTGGGATAGCTCAAGAAGCACAAGGGGCAGCAAGCGTAGTCTCAGTCCGGAAGattggagaaggcaagattGTCTTGGAAGGATGTATAGGTAGAGTGTACGTAGAAGTTAGAAAAGCGTTGTACGGGGGTCTGGCAAGAGTAGATGCTGCGTAG
- a CDS encoding BEM46 family protein → MISSNAALTVAKYALGASVTATILAIGGLWYFQRSLIYPSGFPEGSRIVVPKPIEVGCPYEDVTLTCSDGVKIKAYVIMARRKPLMVSELRGLSLAERKERAQMEMEAWAQEMGDEKAIEYSKSRPTIVIFHANAGNMGHRVPLARHFNVDFRCNVFMLSYRGYGHSEGKPSESGLQIDIQTAMKYVQAHPILGQTKIILYGQSLGGAACFYATSKHRDAVAGVIVENTMLSFKTLVPLIMPQIPRFLLPILLTEHWDAHKTVPLIPSTTPILFLVGKRDTLVKAEQMLALRKLRDSGRTRWREFDGEHNDTCLQPGYWEEIGKWLREEIEDDGVEVLDQNDRGEKNSLKATTEDATL, encoded by the exons ATGATATCCTCAAACGCAGCTCTCACCGTTGCCAAG TATGCTTTGGGTGCATCCGTTACGGCTACAATATTGGCAATAGGTGGTTTGTGGTACTTCCAGAGAAGCCTTATCTATCCTTCCGGATTTCCAGAAGGATCTAGGATTG TCGTCCCTAAACCGATCGAAGTGGGATGCCCATATGAAGATGTAACACTCACTTGCTCAGATGGAGTTAAAATCAAAGCCTACGTAATTATGGCTAGAAGAAAACCATTGATGGTGTCTGAATTGAGGGGACTTTCCCTGGCTGAACGAAAAGAGAGAGCAcagatggaaatggaggcCTGGGCACAAGAGATGGGTGATGAAAAAGCCATCGAA TACTCTAAGTCAAGGCCAACGATCGTTATATTCCATGCCAACGCAG GTAACATGGGTCACCGTGTTCCATTAGCCAGACATTTCAACGTCGACTTTAGATGTAATGTATTCATGTTAAGCTACAGAGG ATACGGTCATTCGGAAGGAAAGCCATCCGAGTCTG GCCTCCAAATCGATATCCAGACAGCAATGAAGTACGTTCAAGCTCACCCTATCCTCGGGCAGACAAAGATCATT CTTTACGGGCAATCACTTGGTGGTGCCGCCTGCTTTTACGCCACAAGTAAACATCGTGATGCT GTGGCCGGAGTCATTGTTGAGAATACCATGCTTTCTTTCAAGACCCTCGTTCCCCTCATCATGCCTCAGATCCCAAGGTTTCTCTTACCGATTCTCCTAACGGAGCACTGGGATGCCCATAAAACCGTCCCACTCATCCCCTCCACGACTCCTATCCTTTTCCTGGTTGGTAAGCGAGATACGCTTGTCAAAGCCGAACAAATGCTGGCGCTTCGTAAGCTCCGTGATTCAGGAAGAACAAGATGGCGAGAGTTTGATGGAGAGCATAACGATACTTGTTTGCAGCCAGGATATTGGGAGGAAATTGGAAAATGGTTAAGGGAAGAGATAGAGGATGATGGGGTGGAAGTCCTTGATCAGAACGACAGAGGGGAAAAGAATTCACTGAAAGCCACAACAGAAGACGCGACATTGTAG
- a CDS encoding short-chain dehydrogenase/reductase SDR, with protein sequence MASSEVLHPKAVAVITGAASGIGLAAALRYAKEGASIVLVDIDPAALDPAVEKVKNVEGVGTVFGVRVDVGNIKEVASLRDRVLEEFGEVHILMANAGTSTQAPTFSLGTPLEELQSHWNKVLNTNFFGVLNTAQAFAPFMVKQENSSVIVITGSKQGITCPPGNAGYNVSKAAVKVYAEQLSHELRSDPDSRCTAHLFIPGWVFTSLTGANNIGATKPPGAWTPEQTVDYMVDKVFGEGDFYVICPDNETSTSLDKARIQWSMDDVIQNRPALSRWHPSYKARFEDFIQSKQGLAARSRSRGRPAQRDGSQVPSVISIPSETDLLAFRRN encoded by the exons ATGGCCAGCTCGGAAGTGCTTCACCCCAAAGCCGTGGCAGTAATAACAGGCGCTGC GTCAGGTATTGGTTTGGCTGCCGCCCTTCGTTATGCCAAAGAAGGAGCGTCAATTGTTCTTGTAGATATTGATCCAGCCGCTCTTGACCCAGCGGTGGAAAAGGTTAAAAACGTAGAAGGTGTTGGCACCGTGTTTGGTGTAAGAGTGGATGTGGGGAATATTAAAGAAGTGGCCAGCCTGCGGGATCGGGTTTTGGAGGAGTTTGGCGAG GTTCACATTCTTATGGCCAACGCTGGAACTTCTACTCAGGCTCCTACCTTCTCTTTGGGAACACCCTTGGAGGAGCTTCAGTCGCACTGGAACAAAGTTCTCAATACCAACTTCTTTGGTGTTTTAAACACGGCCCAGGCTTTCGCTCCGTTCATGGTAAAGCAGGAAAATTCAAGTGTTATCGTCATCACTGGGAGCAAACAGGGCATCACTTGCCCCCC TGGCAACGCGGGCTACAACGTTTCCAAAGCGGCTGTCAAGGTCTATGCCGAACAGC TCTCTCATGAATTGCGCTCAGATCCCGATAGTCGCTGCACtgcccatctcttcatccctgGCTGGGTTTTCACTAGTCTCACGGGCGCCAACAACATCGGGGCCACGAAACCACCTGGCGCTTGGACACCAGAGCAAACCGTAGACTACATGGTTGATAAAGTGTTTGGAGAGGGAGACTTCTATGTTATTTGCCCTGATAACGAAACCTCTACG TCTTTGGACAAGGCGAGAATCCAGTGGAGCATGGACGATGTCATTCAGAACCGACCTGCTCTATCTAGGTGGCATCCTAGCT ATAAGGCTCGCTTTGAAGATTTTATTCAATCGAAACAGGGTTTAGCGGCTCGAAGCCGCAGCCGTGGTCGGCCTGCCCAACGCGATGGTTCTCAGGTACCATCAGTGATATCTATCCCTTCTGAGACTGACTTGTTGGCTTTCCGCCGTAATTGA
- a CDS encoding pre-mRNA-splicing factor CWC25 produces MGGGDLNMKKSWHPVLLVNQERVWKAEKAANEEKKMLAQLRKEREEERQLEELHRLQEASTGKKRVEKLDWMYAAPSTEGGALGGARIGERDMEEYLLGKKRVDEVLGQGDKNIGAASREFIALQNANTARDTAAKIREDPLLAIKKQEQAALAALMNRPDIRKQLRAAKKAKETNGQEGETKEERKARKRAEKEERRKSKHRYHDSPSPSSDYYDDRYRRRHRDSYNSRDRDNRRTYRDRSDRSRTRSESPKRGKKEKDYSSKDKDYRRRDDTTRGSFDESLEKDEGNRWPHGSDGYRKSDHRDDRFRERQRDDYIPPPRYFSHNYSTPYVRPPSPPPFSAAAPVNRNTSTLEDQRAARLAAMSASADELYSSRSKSLAARAEEERREQQRDEKMRQKYGKEQASANFFSQQSQLGLGEALQRRGGKGLLKDI; encoded by the exons ATGGGTGGTGGCGATCTTAACAT GAAAAAGTCCTGGCACCCGGTGCTCTTGGTCAATCAGGAGCGTGTCTGGAAAGCCGAAAAAGCTGccaatgaagaaaagaaaatgctTGCGCAGCTGCGCAAAGAGCGTGAAGAGGAGCGCCAACTTGAAGAGCTGCATCGTCTCCAAGAAGCTTCGACTGGCAAGAAAAGGGTTGAGAAGCTCGATTGGATGTATGCTGCTCCAAGCACAGAGGGTGGAGCCCTTGGGGGAGCTAGGATTGGCGAGAGAGATATGGAGGAATACTTGCTGGGGAAAAAGAGAGTTGATGAAGTGTTGGGGCAGGGTGACAAGAAT ATCGGAGCGGCTAGTAGAGAATTCATAGCCCTTCAGAATGCCAACACGGCGCGAGACACAGCGGCGAAAATTAGAGAAGACCCTCTGCTTGCCATCAAAAAACAGGAACAAGCTGCTCTGGCAGCCCTGATGAACCGGCCTGATATCAGGAAGCAACTTAGGGCAGCCAAAAAGGCCAAAGAAACAAATgggcaggaaggagaaactAAGGAAGAACGAAAAGCCAGGAAAAGAGCAGAAAAAGAA GAGCGACGAAAGTCCAAACATCGGTACCACGACTCcccttcaccctcttccGATTACTACGACGATCGTTATCGTAGACGTCATCGTGACTCTTACAATTCTCGAGACCGAGATAATCGACGGACTTACCGAGATCGCTCAGACCGCTCACGGACTCGGTCTGAATCACCcaaaaggggaaaaaaggagaaggactACTCCAGTAAAGATAAAGATTATCGAAGAAGGGATGACACAACGAGGGGGTCTTTCGATGAGAGTcttgaaaaggatgaaggaaaCCGGTGGCCCCATGGATCCGATGGATACAGGAAGAGTGATCATCGTGATGACCGTTTCCGCGAGCGGCAGCGGGATGACTacatccctcctccccgATATTTTTCTCACAATTATTCAACTCCTTACGTTCGGCCACCATCGCCACCTCCATTTTCTGCAGCAGCTCCTGTAAACCGCAACACAAGTACTCTCGAAGATCAACGCGCCGCTCGATTGGCCGCTATGTCTGCATCTGCTGACGAACTCTATTCCAGCCGATCCAAATCACTTGCTGCGCGTGCTGAAGAGGAGCGTCGAGAGCAACAGAGAGATGAAAAAATGAGGCAGAAATATGGCAAAGAACAAGCCAGTGCAAACTTTTTCAGTCAACAAAGCCAATTGGGGTTGGGTGAAGCCTTgcagagaagaggaggcaagGGATTGTTAAAAGATATTTAG
- a CDS encoding pre-rRNA-processing protein IPI1, which yields MPKATRKKKEKQADFVKAKLKLGKGKKQASNTTDTSFKARSIALPGQEALNRALQISEGAGPSEPTTANGLTLEDIFIRLRHPNSVVRKEALGGLREILQVDVSREVGKVLRALGGLVADDDVAVRKGLLGLLDWYLAHLSQSVLSPHLPLLVLQASSALSHIFPEIRLDACKLVHLMLQYVPNHVVSSWPYESSNILEGLRLAVGLGGEKGVHSQIGRLTGGAKLVTMKAMREFVRIGLENGMAQKWGERYLEERQSSREKFEVVKEESGLENVQFEGWLVSARISKLEGDGDAWELGRLGSSGGKGDEEGVVSVLSQLYIQLHPLLLSTFLENAPTAFSSSAASFTPTSEDISLALCVMTASLTELLADAILTRATPDANTPELRQVKSCISDFHRRMTGWFPFNSRTTQTPSGVTPGFELSLAYARLAVLLAPRPVDLKFTKHSTKRGKEVGWRERVKATEEAWKTMREAKGKGKIGQNQWAMEEVADWVVEVLAPKKDVLAPSLTPEAYSALLPIVWALLAQPPSCLPSNDADIPSHVGSAFIAHLIRQGSSSPIRDIGEEFLIALILVHEKKYPILPFYIVPQSPLRSMIKGWFEGIPKTLFELGIKNESASERLLRFLLIVGSRGEGAYEQPYSLIDPTTFPSLTPKLAPFWHLQHPSKGSIPGAWTKFNNGEVKRLGLDVAMVWKQWNGVRLSDAIGRVCGHDQWGAYWRR from the exons ATGCCCAAAGCCacaagaaaaaagaaggaaaagcagGCCGATTTTGTC AAAGCCAAACTCAAACTTGGTAAGGGCAAGAAGCAGGCTTCGAACACTACCGATACATCCTTCAAAGCGAGAT CGATTGCACTCCCCGGCCAAGAGGCTCTCAATCGAGCACTTCAAATTTCTGAAGGCGCTGGTCCATCTGAACCGACCACTGCCAATGGTTTGACTCTAGAGGATATCTTTATTCGTCTCAGGCATCCGAACTCCGTTGTCCGGAAGGAGGCATTGGGTGGACTGAGAGAAATATTGCAAGTAGACGTGAGCAGGGAAGTCGGCAAAGTCTTGAGAGCATTGGGGGGATTGGTCGCAGATGACGATGTTGCCGTGAGGAAAGGTTTACTAGGGCTTTTGGATTGGTATCTGGCCCATCTCTCTCAA TCGGTTCTAtcccctcatcttccccttctcgtTCTTCAAGCATCTTCCGCCCTCTCTCACATTTTCCCCGAGATTAGACTTGATGCCTGCAAGCTTGTACACCTAATGCTCCAATATGTTCCGAACCATGTTGTCTCCTCTTGGCCGTACGAATCGTCTAACATTCTTGAAGGTCTCCGTCTTGCTGTCGGGCTTGGTGGCGAGAAAGGAGTGCATTCGCAGATCGGAAGACTGACCGGCGGTGCAAAACTTGTGACGATGAAAGCAATGCGAGAATTTGTGAGAATAGGGTTAGAAAACGGTATGGCCCAAAAATGGGGCGAACGGTATCTGGAGGAGAGACAGAGTAGCAGGGAAAAATTCGAagtggtgaaggaagaatcTGGCTTAGAAAATGTGCAATTTGAAGGTTGGCTTGTAAGCGCCAGAATCTCAAAGCTggaaggtgatggagatgcTTGGGAGCTGGGGAGGTTGGGATCGTCAGGGGGCAAGGgcgacgaggaaggtgtGGTCAGCGTTCTCTCA CAATTATATATTCAACTCCACCCCCTTCTTTTATCTACCTTCCTTGAAAACGCCCCTACTgccttctcatcttcagcGGCTTCGTTTACTCCAACTTCCGAAGATATATCATTAGCGCTCTGTGTCATGACTGCATCTTTAACTGAGCTGCTCGCCGATGCGATCTTAACCCGCGCAACACCGGACGCAAATACTCCAGAACTCAGGCAGGTGAAAAGTTGCATTTCAGATTTTCATCGACGTATGACTGGATGGTTTCCTTTCAATTCTCGTACGACCCAGACACCTTCAGGAGTTACGCCGGGTTTTGAACTCTCATTGGCGTACGCTAGACTGGCTGTCCTTCTAGCCCCACGGCCTGTCGATTTGAAATTCACCAAACACTCAACGAAGCGCGGGAAAGAGGTTGgctggagagagagagtCAAGGCCACTGAAGAAGCTTGGAAAACGATGAGGGAAGCGAAAGGGAAGGGCAAAATCGGACAGAATCAATGGGCCATGGAGGAGGTAGCGGACTGGGTTGTCGAAGTTCTGGCACCCAAAAAGGATGTCCTTGCACCTTCCCTAACCCCTGAAGCGTACTCAGCCCTTTTACCTATAGTTTGGGCTCTTCTCGCTCAACCACCTTCTTGTCTACCATCGAATGACGCCGACATTCCCTCTCACGTCGGGTCTGCTTTCATCGCCCATCTGATCCGCCAAgggtcttcttctcccattcgTGACATTGGTGAAGAGTTCCTCATTGCTCTCATTCTGGTGCACGAGAAGAAGTACCCAATTTTGCCTTTCTACATTGTGCCTCAGTCACCTTTACGTTCAATGATCAAGGGTTGGTTTGAAGGAATTCCAAAGACTCTTTTTGAATTGGGAATAAAAAACGAAAGCGCGTCTGAAAGACTCTTACGCTTTCTTCTTATAGTTGGTTCAAGAGGCGAAGGTGCATATGAGCAACCATATAGCCTGATTGATCCTACAACTTTCCCCAGCCTGACACCTAAACTTGCGCCATTTTGGCATCTCCAGCACCCTTCGAAGGGCTCGATTCCAGGCGCATGGACAAAGTTTAACAATGGAGAGGTAAAACGACTAGGTCTGGACGTAGCCATGGTGTGGAAACAATGGAACGGGGTTAGGCTAAGTGATGCCATCGGAAGGGTCTGCGGGCATGACCAATGGGGAGCTTACTGGAGAAGGTAG